The DNA region GATCTGACTTCCATAAGGATAGCTCGCCAGGAGGAACAACATCCATATGGCTCATTATCCAGATGGTCCGCTCACTGCTTTTGCCCTTAACCTTGGCGACGATATTGGGACGGGTTCCTTCGGGAACAGAATCGTCAGGAGCGTTATACTCGTAAATCTCATCCACCTTAAGCTCGTTCTCGAGGAAGGAACGGATGAACTTCGCCTTCTTCCACTCCCCTTCTCCCCCGTTTTCTGGAGCCAAAGCGGGAATAGCGGTCAGCTCACCCTGGAGCTTTATCATCGCATCAACGGAAGCGTCTATCTTTTCCACTATTTTAGCAAAATCATTATTACCCATTTTCCCCTCCTTAATGTTTATTACAAATCGATTATATCCCTCCCGCTATCGCTAAGTCAACATTACTTCCATTATTTACAGGGAGCCGATTCTAACCTATAATGGAAAAAAATTGAGGTAGAAGGAGGTCAAAATGAAAGTGGAACATTACCGGAACATAAAGGCTGAAGAAGTAAAAGGTGAAGGGATATCCGGCGTTCACATCCGTTGGGTGATCACAAAGGAGGACGGGGCTCCGAACTTCGCGATGCGGGTATTCGAGGTCGCACCAGGTGGAAACACCCCGAGCCATCAACACCCCTGGGAGCATGAGGTCTTCGTCCTCAAGGGAAAGGGAAAAGCAGTGGGAAAGGATGGGGAAAAAGAAATAGGACCGGGCACGATCATCTTCGTCCCCCCGAACGAGCCCCATCAGTTCGTAAATGTAGGAGAGGAACCCCTCGAATTTATCTGCCTCATACCCCATCATAAATAATGAGGAAAAGAAGATGAGGAGTAAAACGGAAAAAAACCCCTTTCTTTCGGTGATTATCCCTCTTTATAACGAGGCGGAGAATGTTGCTCCCCTGATCGAGGAACTTAGGGAAACGCTACCGAGGCTCAATCTCTCCTTCGAGGTGATTGCAGTAGATGATGGGAGCAAAGACGAAACATTTGCTGAACTGAAGAAAGAGGCGGAAAAACATCCCTTCCTCAAGGTAATCCGTTTTACAAGAAACTACGGACAGACCGCTGCCCTTGACGCGGGGATGAAAAACGCAAAAGGTGAAGTGATAGTGGCGATGGATGGTGATCTCCAATACGATCCCGCTGATATCGCCCTTCTTATCGAGAAGTACCGAGAGGGATATCAACTTGTAAGTGGAATAAGGGAGAAAAGGAAGGATAAATGGCTCCTCCGCCGTCTTCCCTCATATATCGCTAACTGGCTCATCCGAAAGCTAACCGGGATAAGGCTTCACGATTTCGGCTGTACCCTGAAGCTCTACTCAAGAGAGGTAGTGGAAAGAATAAACCTATATGGCGAGATGCATCGGTTCATCCCCGTATTCGCCGCCACCGCTACCGATACGATTACCGAGGTTCCCGTCCACCATAAACCTCGAACCAGGGGAAAATCGAAATACGGCATAGACCGCACCCTTCGGGTGCTGGTCGATCTTCTCTTCTTACGCTTCTTTTCCCGGCATTTTACCAAGCCAATGCATTTCTTCGGAAAGGCGGGGCTCCTCTTCACTGGCCTCACGATTTTACTTCTTGGGATCTACTTCCCCCTCGTTTCCCTTAGAAAGGGAATAGTGATAGCCAACTTTGCCCTCGCCTTCTCCGTAGGTAGTTTTATCCTCGGCATAGCCCTCCCTTTCCTCGGAGTTCTTGCCGAGATCCTGATCCGGATTTACCACAAAGGGGAAAGTTATTATGTGATAAAGGAGAGGATCAACTTACCACAATGATAAAAGACCTTATAAATCATCTCCCGAAGGAGGCTCGAATTCGATATCCCCCAGATATCTCTCCCGGAATGGCTTTTTGAGATATCTCATCGCCTTCTTATGTGACTTCCTCCGATCGGGCAGTCTAACCACCTCTTGATAGTACCTTATCGCCTCCGCCCTTCTTCCAAGCATATCGAGACATCTTCCCACATCTAAGTAAGCATAGGGAAGAAGCCAGTCGGGTTTCTTCGCTTTCTTCTCGATGAATCCCTTCAAAATAGAGATTGCCTCTTCATACTTCCCTTCTTTTCTCAGGCACTCCGCGAGGAAGTAACGGGTGGTATTCAACCCTTCCTCGCTATAGATATCCTCCTTCTCCGCTTTCTCTATTATCTCTCGGTAGACCCTCTCCGCCCTCTCATATTCCCTGAACCTGCGGAGGGCATAAGCGAGGGCTCCATAATACATAAGGTTCCCCGGGTATTGCTCGTGCAACTCCTTGAGGAGAGGGTAAGCATTTATATAGTCCTTCTCATACCGCATCAAAAAGAGAGCGAGATAGAACTTCGCCTCGTTTCTGGTGTAGGTCCCCTTCTCCATCGCCAAACGAAGTCTCCTCTTCCCCCGTTCCTTACTCCCATAGAGGTGATAAAGCATCGCGCTTATTACTCGCACCATCCGAGAGCGGGTAGCCACGAAGTAATCACAGATCCCAAGGGCGGTATAGGCATCGTAAAAATCGGGATGCTTCTTTATCAACTTCTCAAGATAGTCCCTCCCTTTGAGCACCTTGCTTATCGCCTTTTTTGTATCTCCCTTCTTCCCCAAAAGCATCCCCTGCCGACTATAACTCACTCCAAGGACAAAGAGGGTGAGAGGATCGTCCTTTTTTCTCTTTAACAAAAGGAGGGACTTCGCGATTGTCTCTTTATTTGTCTCCATAAATCGCTTATAGAGGAGCTCATCGTCCTCCTTGTTCAACGCCATCAACCATAAAGCCTCGTTCTTGAAGAAAAGCCCCCGAAGGTCGTTAGGATGCTGAGCAAGATAAGAATCGATGAGGGCAAGTGCTTCTTCAAACTGAAAGTTATAGTAGAGATCATACGCTTTAGCAAGCTTTGCGGGAAGCTCTTCTCCCCCATAAAGAGAGGAGAAGGGAAGAAACAATGCCATCAATAAAAAGAGTGCCAAGTTAACCCTCTTCTTCACTTCCTTTACCTCCTTTCGGAAACAAGATATAAAACACAGCACCAGGAAGCGCAGATATGATAAGAACCAGGAGCCAAAGCACCGCTAAAGAAAGTCCCTCTTCAGGGGAAAGTCCCACCTGGGCAAAAAGGATCACATAGGCGGATTCCCTAATTCCTAAACCATTTACCGTTATTGGAAGAAAAGCGATCACCGCAGTAACAGGGATAATAACAAAAAAGTAACGGAGCGGAAGCTCGATCCCAAGGGCCTTCGCATTGATCACATTTATCGTCACCACCGCAAGCTGAAAGATAAAGGAACAAACCATTGCCCAAGCGAGTACTTTCTTCCGCTTAAGGAGAAAACCCAAAACCTGCCACATATCCTGAACCTTATCCGCCAAAGTAGTAAATCCACACCTTCGGAGAAGAGAGGAAGCTAAATTATAAAACCAGGGTTTTAGGAAGATAAAGAAGAGCACAATGAAGGTGACAAAGGTCAGGATGATAAAAATAGCTAAGGGATGACCGTTAAAATCAAGTGGAGTCATCAAGGAAGCGATAGTGGCGATGGCAAAAAGAGCGAAAAAGCCAGTGCTTCGCTCCATAAACACCGAGGAGGTGACATCAGGAAAATCATCGAGGGATGAGGCGAGATATATCCGAACCCCATCGCCGCCTATACTGGTAGGCATAAATAGGCTGAAGAACATCCCGATAAAATAGAACTTGACCAGTTGAAAGAAATCTCTCTTCTTCCCTAAAGAGGAAAGAAGGATCTTCCATTTATAGGTGCAAAGGATTTTCCCAAAGATGTAGACCAAGAGGGAAAGGGCTAAGAGTTTAATCTTGGTAAAGGAAAGAAGCTGGAAGGAGCTTCCTATATCTATCTTATAAAGGAGAAAGAGAATTATTCCACCGGTAATCCCCAACCTGAGGAGAAGAAGTCTCCTTTTACTTTGATTCCTTATCTTTTCTGATAGCTCTATAACGGAGAGCGCCATCGGTTCTTAACCTCCGTTAATGGGACAACCTTTTTCCAGTCAGCCTCGGTAGCTACCTTGAATACCCAGGCGACAGGATGGCCCTTTATCTTCACCGTATAAACCGGCCTCAGGAGCTGGGGAAGGAGACGGAAGTAGTGATCGTTTTCGAAATACCGTTCGCCCTGGTAAAGGATGATGTAGTACACCCTCCCTCTCTCAAGGGTTAAATC from Acidobacteriota bacterium includes:
- a CDS encoding glycosyltransferase family 2 protein, coding for MRSKTEKNPFLSVIIPLYNEAENVAPLIEELRETLPRLNLSFEVIAVDDGSKDETFAELKKEAEKHPFLKVIRFTRNYGQTAALDAGMKNAKGEVIVAMDGDLQYDPADIALLIEKYREGYQLVSGIREKRKDKWLLRRLPSYIANWLIRKLTGIRLHDFGCTLKLYSREVVERINLYGEMHRFIPVFAATATDTITEVPVHHKPRTRGKSKYGIDRTLRVLVDLLFLRFFSRHFTKPMHFFGKAGLLFTGLTILLLGIYFPLVSLRKGIVIANFALAFSVGSFILGIALPFLGVLAEILIRIYHKGESYYVIKERINLPQ
- a CDS encoding flippase-like domain-containing protein, with translation MALSVIELSEKIRNQSKRRLLLLRLGITGGIILFLLYKIDIGSSFQLLSFTKIKLLALSLLVYIFGKILCTYKWKILLSSLGKKRDFFQLVKFYFIGMFFSLFMPTSIGGDGVRIYLASSLDDFPDVTSSVFMERSTGFFALFAIATIASLMTPLDFNGHPLAIFIILTFVTFIVLFFIFLKPWFYNLASSLLRRCGFTTLADKVQDMWQVLGFLLKRKKVLAWAMVCSFIFQLAVVTINVINAKALGIELPLRYFFVIIPVTAVIAFLPITVNGLGIRESAYVILFAQVGLSPEEGLSLAVLWLLVLIISALPGAVFYILFPKGGKGSEEEG
- a CDS encoding cupin domain-containing protein; the protein is MKVEHYRNIKAEEVKGEGISGVHIRWVITKEDGAPNFAMRVFEVAPGGNTPSHQHPWEHEVFVLKGKGKAVGKDGEKEIGPGTIIFVPPNEPHQFVNVGEEPLEFICLIPHHK
- a CDS encoding tetratricopeptide repeat protein; amino-acid sequence: MKKRVNLALFLLMALFLPFSSLYGGEELPAKLAKAYDLYYNFQFEEALALIDSYLAQHPNDLRGLFFKNEALWLMALNKEDDELLYKRFMETNKETIAKSLLLLKRKKDDPLTLFVLGVSYSRQGMLLGKKGDTKKAISKVLKGRDYLEKLIKKHPDFYDAYTALGICDYFVATRSRMVRVISAMLYHLYGSKERGKRRLRLAMEKGTYTRNEAKFYLALFLMRYEKDYINAYPLLKELHEQYPGNLMYYGALAYALRRFREYERAERVYREIIEKAEKEDIYSEEGLNTTRYFLAECLRKEGKYEEAISILKGFIEKKAKKPDWLLPYAYLDVGRCLDMLGRRAEAIRYYQEVVRLPDRRKSHKKAMRYLKKPFRERYLGDIEFEPPSGDDL